One stretch of Prionailurus viverrinus isolate Anna chromosome C1, UM_Priviv_1.0, whole genome shotgun sequence DNA includes these proteins:
- the TEX51 gene encoding testis-expressed protein 51 isoform X4, giving the protein MLLLLLSCLLPVANGKSCLLCWPGLPALIDYDLQILWGTPGPPTELSQSLHTLFLKDHVFIEPWYLDKPSLLEEIHIQQKVFTEKLDEISEELKEKACNKSCDLRSTLEVMNCANCKTHFLTCKDPTLCPASTGSTFAWFVSLGIILFLASVAGSGCYIFWHEKRKKEVEKQEPSSPLVFHS; this is encoded by the exons ATGCTGCTTCTCCTGCTCAGCTGTCTCCTACCTGTTGCCAATGGGAAGAGCTGTCTCCTCTGCTGGCCAGGACTGCCTGCATTGATAGACTATGATCTGCAGATTCTTTGGGGCACCCCAGGGCCACCCACAGAGCTCTCCCAAAGCCTCCACACCTTATTCCTGAAGGATCATGTCTTCATCGAACCCTGGTATCTTG ATAAACCATCACTTTTGGAAGAGATTCATATCCAGCAGAAGGTGTTTACTGAGAAGCTGGATGAGATATCTGAGGAGCTGAAGGAGAAGG CCTGCAACAAGTCCTGTG ACCTACGCTCTACACTGGAGGTCATGAACTGTGCCAACTGCAAGACACACTTCCTCACCTGCAAAGACCCCACTCTTTGCCCAG CCAGTACTGGGAGTACCTTTGCATGGTTTGTGAGCCTTGGAATTATTCTGTTCCTGGCATCTGTAGCTGGAAGTGG ATGCTACATTTTCTGGCacgagaagaggaagaaggaagtagAAAAG cagGAACCCAGCAGTCCACTGGTCTTCCACAGCTGA
- the TEX51 gene encoding testis-expressed protein 51 isoform X3, which translates to MLLLLLSCLLPVANGKSCLLCWPGLPALIDYDLQILWGTPGPPTELSQSLHTLFLKDHVFIEPWYLDQNRMEEAAAKLFNHIDEAIKKFRDNKPSLLEEIHIQQKVFTEKLDEISEELKEKACNKSCDLRSTLEVMNCANCKTHFLTCKDPTLCPASTGSTFAWFVSLGIILFLASVAGSGPDATFSGTRRGRRK; encoded by the exons ATGCTGCTTCTCCTGCTCAGCTGTCTCCTACCTGTTGCCAATGGGAAGAGCTGTCTCCTCTGCTGGCCAGGACTGCCTGCATTGATAGACTATGATCTGCAGATTCTTTGGGGCACCCCAGGGCCACCCACAGAGCTCTCCCAAAGCCTCCACACCTTATTCCTGAAGGATCATGTCTTCATCGAACCCTGGTATCTTG ATCAGAACCGTATGGAAGAAGCAGCAGCCAAATTATTCAATCACATAGATGAAGCCATCAAGAAGTTCCGAGATA ATAAACCATCACTTTTGGAAGAGATTCATATCCAGCAGAAGGTGTTTACTGAGAAGCTGGATGAGATATCTGAGGAGCTGAAGGAGAAGG CCTGCAACAAGTCCTGTG ACCTACGCTCTACACTGGAGGTCATGAACTGTGCCAACTGCAAGACACACTTCCTCACCTGCAAAGACCCCACTCTTTGCCCAG CCAGTACTGGGAGTACCTTTGCATGGTTTGTGAGCCTTGGAATTATTCTGTTCCTGGCATCTGTAGCTGGAAGTGG CCCAGATGCTACATTTTCTGGCacgagaagaggaagaaggaagtag
- the TEX51 gene encoding testis-expressed protein 51 isoform X1, which produces MLLLLLSCLLPVANGKSCLLCWPGLPALIDYDLQILWGTPGPPTELSQSLHTLFLKDHVFIEPWYLDQNRMEEAAAKLFNHIDEAIKKFRDNKPSLLEEIHIQQKVFTEKLDEISEELKEKACNKSCDLRSTLEVMNCANCKTHFLTCKDPTLCPASTGSTFAWFVSLGIILFLASVAGSGCYIFWHEKRKKEVEKQEPSSPLVFHS; this is translated from the exons ATGCTGCTTCTCCTGCTCAGCTGTCTCCTACCTGTTGCCAATGGGAAGAGCTGTCTCCTCTGCTGGCCAGGACTGCCTGCATTGATAGACTATGATCTGCAGATTCTTTGGGGCACCCCAGGGCCACCCACAGAGCTCTCCCAAAGCCTCCACACCTTATTCCTGAAGGATCATGTCTTCATCGAACCCTGGTATCTTG ATCAGAACCGTATGGAAGAAGCAGCAGCCAAATTATTCAATCACATAGATGAAGCCATCAAGAAGTTCCGAGATA ATAAACCATCACTTTTGGAAGAGATTCATATCCAGCAGAAGGTGTTTACTGAGAAGCTGGATGAGATATCTGAGGAGCTGAAGGAGAAGG CCTGCAACAAGTCCTGTG ACCTACGCTCTACACTGGAGGTCATGAACTGTGCCAACTGCAAGACACACTTCCTCACCTGCAAAGACCCCACTCTTTGCCCAG CCAGTACTGGGAGTACCTTTGCATGGTTTGTGAGCCTTGGAATTATTCTGTTCCTGGCATCTGTAGCTGGAAGTGG ATGCTACATTTTCTGGCacgagaagaggaagaaggaagtagAAAAG cagGAACCCAGCAGTCCACTGGTCTTCCACAGCTGA
- the TEX51 gene encoding testis-expressed protein 51 isoform X5 has product MSSSNPDQNRMEEAAAKLFNHIDEAIKKFRDNKPSLLEEIHIQQKVFTEKLDEISEELKEKACNKSCDLRSTLEVMNCANCKTHFLTCKDPTLCPASTGSTFAWFVSLGIILFLASVAGSGCYIFWHEKRKKEVEKQEPSSPLVFHS; this is encoded by the exons ATGTCTTCATCGAACCCTG ATCAGAACCGTATGGAAGAAGCAGCAGCCAAATTATTCAATCACATAGATGAAGCCATCAAGAAGTTCCGAGATA ATAAACCATCACTTTTGGAAGAGATTCATATCCAGCAGAAGGTGTTTACTGAGAAGCTGGATGAGATATCTGAGGAGCTGAAGGAGAAGG CCTGCAACAAGTCCTGTG ACCTACGCTCTACACTGGAGGTCATGAACTGTGCCAACTGCAAGACACACTTCCTCACCTGCAAAGACCCCACTCTTTGCCCAG CCAGTACTGGGAGTACCTTTGCATGGTTTGTGAGCCTTGGAATTATTCTGTTCCTGGCATCTGTAGCTGGAAGTGG ATGCTACATTTTCTGGCacgagaagaggaagaaggaagtagAAAAG cagGAACCCAGCAGTCCACTGGTCTTCCACAGCTGA
- the TEX51 gene encoding testis-expressed protein 51 isoform X2 has product MLLLLLSCLLPVANGKSCLLCWPGLPALIDYDLQILWGTPGPPTELSQSLHTLFLKDHVFIEPWYLDQNRMEEAAAKLFNHIDEAIKKFRDNKPSLLEEIHIQQKVFTEKLDEISEELKEKACNKSCDLRSTLEVMNCANCKTHFLTCKDPTLCPASTGSTFAWFVSLGIILFLASVAGSGCYIFWHEKRKKEVEKEPSSPLVFHS; this is encoded by the exons ATGCTGCTTCTCCTGCTCAGCTGTCTCCTACCTGTTGCCAATGGGAAGAGCTGTCTCCTCTGCTGGCCAGGACTGCCTGCATTGATAGACTATGATCTGCAGATTCTTTGGGGCACCCCAGGGCCACCCACAGAGCTCTCCCAAAGCCTCCACACCTTATTCCTGAAGGATCATGTCTTCATCGAACCCTGGTATCTTG ATCAGAACCGTATGGAAGAAGCAGCAGCCAAATTATTCAATCACATAGATGAAGCCATCAAGAAGTTCCGAGATA ATAAACCATCACTTTTGGAAGAGATTCATATCCAGCAGAAGGTGTTTACTGAGAAGCTGGATGAGATATCTGAGGAGCTGAAGGAGAAGG CCTGCAACAAGTCCTGTG ACCTACGCTCTACACTGGAGGTCATGAACTGTGCCAACTGCAAGACACACTTCCTCACCTGCAAAGACCCCACTCTTTGCCCAG CCAGTACTGGGAGTACCTTTGCATGGTTTGTGAGCCTTGGAATTATTCTGTTCCTGGCATCTGTAGCTGGAAGTGG ATGCTACATTTTCTGGCacgagaagaggaagaaggaagtagAAAAG GAACCCAGCAGTCCACTGGTCTTCCACAGCTGA